The Erigeron canadensis isolate Cc75 chromosome 4, C_canadensis_v1, whole genome shotgun sequence genome window below encodes:
- the LOC122598382 gene encoding glucan endo-1,3-beta-glucosidase 11 — protein sequence MELSLGRSFIVQCFLGIILSLSGFGIVESLGINYGQVGNNLPPPDKVVELLKSLRVTKTRIYDTNPEILNAFSGSGVELIVTVENEMLATLMDPQQALQWVNSRIKPYVPATRITGIAVGNEVFTGDDMSLVDNLVPAMISIQKALATLGLQQYNIQVSTPSSLAVLANSYPPSEGTFTPELTTIMTQLLQFLSATKSPFWINAYPYFAYKDSPSKISIDYALFNPNSGMIDPHTNMHYDNMLYAQVDAVIFAMARLGFGGIEVRVSETGWPSKGDPDEVGATFQNAAIYNRNLLKRQLSGEGTPLRPKMRLEIYLFALFNEDMKPGPTSERNYGLYQPDMTMAYNVGLSTLLTSTPSSASTTTSTSPSSISLTSMANKVERMDHQQHLVCWISVCLVAMAIGTMPF from the exons ATGGAACTTTCTCTTGGAAGATCATTCATTGTGCAATGTTTTCTTGGAATCATTTTATCTCTATCAG GATTTGGAATTGTTGAATCACTAGGAATAAACTACGGTCAAGTAGGCAACAATTTGCCACCACCAGATAAAGTTGTAGAGCTATTGAAGTCATTAAGAGTCACAAAAACCCGAATCTACGATACAAATCCTGAAATCTTGAACGCATTTTCGGGTTCAGGGGTTGAACTAATCGTGACAGTGGAAAACGAAATGTTAGCCACATTGATGGATCCTCAACAAGCATTACAATGGGTAAATTCACGTATAAAACCTTACGTTCCCGCGACCAGAATAACAGGGATCGCGGTTGGGAACGAGGTTTTTACTGGGGACGATATGTCCCTAGTTGACAACCTCGTTCCAGCTATGATTAGCATCCAAAAAGCCTTGGCTACTTTAGGTTTACAACAATATAATATTCAAGTTTCCACACCTTCTTCCTTAGCAGTTCTTGCTAATTCATATCCTCCATCCGAAGGGACGTTTACGCCggaacttacaacaataatgaCACAACTTTTACAGTTTCTTTCGGCTACGAAATCACCATTTTGGATCAATGCATACCCTTATTTTGCTTACAAAGATAGTCCTAGTAAAATATCAATAGACTATGCACTTTTCAACCCGAATTCAGGAATGATAGATCCTCATACTAATATGCATTATGACAACATGTTATATGCTCAAGTTGACGCGGTTATATTCGCGATGGCTCGGTTAGGTTTTGGTGGGATCGAGGTTCGAGTCTCCGAAACGGGTTGGCCATCTAAAGGTGATCCTGATGAAGTTGGTGCAACCTTTCAAAATGCAGCCATTTATAACCGGAATTTGTTGAAAAGGCAATTAAGTGGAGAAGGGACTCCTTTGAGGCCTAAAATGAGGCTAGAGATTTATTTGTTTGCTTTGTTTAATGAGGATATGAAGCCCGGCCCGACTTCAGAGAGGAACTACGGGTTGTATCAACCCGATATGACCATGGCTTACAATGTCGGGTTGTCGACTTTATTGACAAGCACCCCGTCGTCAGCATCCACCACGACATCGACATCTCCTTCCTCCATCTCCCTTACTTCCATGGCTAACAAG GTAGAAAGAATGGATCATCAACAACACCTAGTGTGTTGGATTTCTGTTTGCTTGGTGGCAATGGCCATTGGGACAATGCCATTTTAG